From a region of the Marinomonas mediterranea MMB-1 genome:
- the dapB gene encoding 4-hydroxy-tetrahydrodipicolinate reductase, whose amino-acid sequence MRIAIIGASGRMGKNLIQATVEAEGVELGAALVKPGSSLVGADAGEIAGVGKLGIMLVDSIEACKDDFDVLIDFTSPSLTMENVAFCSSYNKAIVIGTTGLTDEQKNELECAANQAPIVFAPNMSVGVNLTLKLLATAAKILGDDYDVEIVEAHHRHKVDSPSGTALRMGEVVAEALGRDLKECAVYGREGQIGPRTQKEIGFETIRAGDVVGDHSVWFATEGERIEIVHKASSRMTFAKGAVRAANWLSGKQNGLYDMQDVLNLK is encoded by the coding sequence ATGCGAATCGCGATAATTGGCGCTTCAGGGCGTATGGGTAAAAATTTAATTCAAGCGACTGTTGAAGCAGAAGGTGTTGAACTTGGCGCAGCTCTTGTTAAGCCGGGTAGCTCGTTAGTCGGTGCGGATGCAGGCGAAATTGCAGGCGTTGGTAAGCTTGGGATAATGTTGGTTGACTCGATTGAAGCGTGCAAAGACGACTTTGATGTCTTGATCGATTTTACATCGCCCTCTTTAACAATGGAAAACGTTGCGTTCTGCTCCAGTTATAACAAAGCAATTGTTATTGGGACAACGGGTTTAACTGATGAGCAAAAAAATGAACTAGAGTGCGCAGCGAATCAAGCGCCTATTGTATTTGCGCCTAATATGAGTGTCGGTGTAAACCTAACCTTAAAGCTATTGGCGACGGCTGCAAAGATCCTAGGTGATGATTATGATGTTGAGATTGTTGAGGCTCATCATAGACATAAAGTAGATTCTCCTTCAGGAACGGCTTTACGAATGGGGGAAGTGGTTGCGGAAGCGCTGGGAAGAGACTTAAAAGAATGCGCTGTTTATGGCCGTGAAGGTCAGATTGGGCCGCGTACGCAAAAAGAAATTGGCTTTGAAACGATTCGCGCAGGTGATGTCGTGGGTGATCACAGTGTTTGGTTTGCTACCGAAGGTGAGCGAATTGAAATCGTACATAAAGCAAGCAGTCGTATGACCTTTGCTAAAGGTGCGGTACGTGCTGCTAATTGGCTATCTGGTAAACAGAATGGTCTATATGATATGCAGGATGTGCTGAACTTAAAATAG
- a CDS encoding PhoH family protein, which produces MEKIYVLDTNVLLHDPLAIYAFAEHKVVIPMTVLEELDYIKDRRDKDVSREARIAINTIDKIVGDASPKALQNGVPIHSLESHDTDTAGHEGSLAIFPDQQITNTDNIPFLNGNHDHANDNRIINVALSLQATNPKASVCLVTKDINMRIKAKGSGLERVEDYRRDKVLDDVDLMNKGYVTIDGEMWNLIKSVRTEVHGHHTVHIIDKTELPTLFLNMFILDENEFVGFVVNIDKEYVYLIDLNKQNLMHQSFWGIKPRNMEQAMAFYLLRHDNSDLMIMTGPAGSGKTLLALAYALQVTMEEKRFNKIIVARSTPPMAEDIGFLPGTEEEKMAPWLAAFDDNLEILHGADEHSFSSIDYVKQKANIQFKSLNFMRGRSFNNALIIIDEAQGLTQFQLKSIVTRIGSNSKIIVLGNLAQIDNKYITPLTSGLTYLVEKCKAFKYASVMHVNGIERSRLAEFAEETL; this is translated from the coding sequence ATGGAAAAGATCTATGTTCTAGATACCAACGTGCTTTTGCACGACCCTCTTGCAATTTATGCCTTTGCAGAACACAAAGTTGTCATACCTATGACCGTCTTAGAGGAGCTAGATTACATTAAAGACCGACGTGACAAGGATGTAAGTAGAGAGGCGCGAATTGCCATTAACACAATCGACAAGATTGTTGGCGACGCGTCTCCGAAAGCACTACAAAATGGCGTACCTATCCATTCTTTAGAATCCCATGACACGGACACAGCCGGTCATGAAGGTTCCTTAGCCATTTTTCCCGACCAACAAATTACCAACACAGATAACATTCCATTTCTCAATGGAAACCACGACCACGCAAATGACAATCGAATTATAAACGTCGCGTTAAGTCTACAAGCAACAAATCCTAAAGCCTCCGTCTGCCTTGTCACCAAAGACATTAATATGAGAATCAAGGCAAAAGGCTCTGGCCTAGAGCGTGTTGAAGACTATCGTCGGGACAAAGTACTCGATGACGTTGACTTAATGAACAAAGGCTACGTCACAATTGATGGAGAAATGTGGAACCTCATAAAGTCAGTTAGAACTGAAGTTCATGGACACCACACCGTCCATATTATCGATAAAACAGAACTGCCTACGCTGTTTTTAAACATGTTTATCTTGGATGAAAATGAATTTGTAGGCTTCGTCGTAAACATAGACAAAGAGTATGTTTACCTAATTGACCTAAATAAGCAGAATTTAATGCATCAAAGCTTCTGGGGCATCAAACCCAGAAACATGGAACAAGCCATGGCCTTCTATCTATTACGCCATGACAACTCAGATCTGATGATTATGACAGGGCCAGCGGGGTCAGGTAAAACACTGCTAGCGCTTGCGTATGCATTACAAGTGACAATGGAAGAGAAACGTTTTAATAAAATTATTGTTGCCCGCTCCACTCCCCCTATGGCTGAAGACATCGGCTTTTTGCCTGGAACGGAGGAAGAAAAAATGGCACCTTGGCTCGCTGCATTTGACGATAACTTAGAGATTCTACACGGTGCAGATGAACACTCTTTCAGTAGCATTGACTACGTAAAACAAAAAGCGAATATCCAATTTAAATCTTTGAACTTTATGCGCGGGCGATCTTTTAACAACGCATTGATCATCATTGATGAAGCACAGGGGCTCACACAGTTCCAATTAAAATCAATTGTGACCCGTATTGGTAGCAACTCGAAAATTATCGTTCTGGGCAACCTTGCTCAAATCGATAATAAATACATTACCCCCCTAACCTCAGGTTTAACGTACCTTGTAGAAAAATGTAAGGCCTTTAAATACGCAAGCGTCATGCATGTTAATGGCATAGAGCGAAGTCGCTTAGCAGAGTTTGCGGAAGAGACGCTATAG